A stretch of the Epinephelus fuscoguttatus linkage group LG2, E.fuscoguttatus.final_Chr_v1 genome encodes the following:
- the LOC125900156 gene encoding uncharacterized protein LOC125900156: MFSLCQRGFPPGAPTCSPCVSVGFLQVLPHVLPVSAWVSSRCSDMFSLCQCGFPPGALTCSPCVSVGFLQVLPHVLPVSAWVSSRCSHMFSLCQCGFPPGALTCSPCVSVGFLQVLPHVLPVSAWVSSRCSHMFSLCQCGFPPGAPTCSPCVSVGFLQVLRHVLPVSAWVSSRCSDMFSLCQRGFPPGALTCSPRVSVGFLQVLRHVLPVSAWVSSRCSDMFSLCQRGFPPGAPTCSPCVSVGFLQVLRHVLPVSAWVSSRCSDMFSPCQRGFPPGALTCSPRVSVGFLQVF; encoded by the exons atgttctccctgtgtcagcgtgggtttcctccaggtgctcccacatgttctccctgtgtcagtgtgggtttcctccaggtgctcccacatgttctccccgtgtcagcgtgggtttcctccaggtgctctgacatgttctccctgtgtcagtgtgggtttcctccaggtgctctgacatgttctccctgtgtcagcgtgggtttcctccag gtgctcccacatgttctccctgtgtcagcgtgggtttcctccaggtgctcccacatgttctccctgtgtcagtgtgggtttcctccaggtgctctgacatgttctccctgtgtcagcgtgggtttcctccag gtgctcccacatgttctccctgtgtcagcgtgggtttcctccag gtgctcccacatgttctccctgtgtcagtgtgggtttcctccaggtgctcccacatgttctccctgtgtcagcgtgggtttcctccaggtgctccgacatgttctccctgtgtcagcgtgggtttcctccag gtgctctgacatgttctccctgtgtcagcgtgggtttcctccaggtgctctgacatgttctccccgtgtcagcgtgggtttcctccag gtgctccgacatgttctccctgtgtcagcgtgggtttcctccaggtgctccgacatgttctccctgtgtcagcgtgggtttcctccaggtgctccgacatgttctccctgtgtcagcgtgggtttcctccag gtgctccgacatgttctccccgtgtcagcgtgggtttcctccaggtgctctgacatgttctccccgtgtcagcgtgggtttcctccag gtgctctgacatgttctccccgtgtcagcgtgggtttcctccaggtgttctga
- the LOC125900182 gene encoding calcium and integrin-binding family member 2-like isoform X3, translating to MKDCTFFTRKEILRLHGRYRELAPHLVPLDYTNSPDIKVPLSLIVTMPELKENPFRERIVETFSEDGQGNLTFNDFVDMFSAFCETSPRELKTIYAFKIYDFNRDNFICKEDLKKTLNRLTKGELTPEEVTLVCDKSIEEADLDGDSKLSFSDFENMVSKAPDFLSNFHIRI from the exons ATGAAG GACTGCACCTTCTTCACCAGGAAAGAGATCCTGAG GTTACACGGCAGATATCGTGAGCTGGCTCCACATTTAGTGCCGCTGGATTACACCAACAGCCCCGACATCAAAGTCCCTCTGTCTCTGATCGTCACCATGCCTGAGCTGAAG GAGAACCCGTTCAGAGAACGGATCGTGGAGACGTTCTCTGAGGACGGACAGGGGAACCTCACCTTTAACGACTTTGTCGACATGTTTTCTGCTTTCTGTGAAACGTCACCCAGAGAGCTCAAGACCATCTACGCCTTCAAGATCTACG ACTTTAACAGGGACAACTTCATCTGTAAGGAGGACCTGAAGAAGACTCTGAACAGGCTGACCAAAGGAGAGCTGACGCCGGAGGAGGTCACGCTGGTCTGTGATAAATCCATCGAGGAGGCCGACCTCGACGGAGACAGCAAACTCTCCTTCTCTGACTTCGAGAACATGGTGTCAAAGGCCCCCGACTTCCTGAG tAACTTCCACATACGAATATGA
- the LOC125900182 gene encoding calcium and integrin-binding family member 2-like isoform X1: MGNKQTTFTDEQLEAFQDCTFFTRKEILRLHGRYRELAPHLVPLDYTNSPDIKVPLSLIVTMPELKENPFRERIVETFSEDGQGNLTFNDFVDMFSAFCETSPRELKTIYAFKIYDFNRDNFICKEDLKKTLNRLTKGELTPEEVTLVCDKSIEEADLDGDSKLSFSDFENMVSKAPDFLSNFHIRI; encoded by the exons ATGGGCAACAAGCAGACAACCTTCACCGACGAGCAGCTGGAGGCGTTTCag GACTGCACCTTCTTCACCAGGAAAGAGATCCTGAG GTTACACGGCAGATATCGTGAGCTGGCTCCACATTTAGTGCCGCTGGATTACACCAACAGCCCCGACATCAAAGTCCCTCTGTCTCTGATCGTCACCATGCCTGAGCTGAAG GAGAACCCGTTCAGAGAACGGATCGTGGAGACGTTCTCTGAGGACGGACAGGGGAACCTCACCTTTAACGACTTTGTCGACATGTTTTCTGCTTTCTGTGAAACGTCACCCAGAGAGCTCAAGACCATCTACGCCTTCAAGATCTACG ACTTTAACAGGGACAACTTCATCTGTAAGGAGGACCTGAAGAAGACTCTGAACAGGCTGACCAAAGGAGAGCTGACGCCGGAGGAGGTCACGCTGGTCTGTGATAAATCCATCGAGGAGGCCGACCTCGACGGAGACAGCAAACTCTCCTTCTCTGACTTCGAGAACATGGTGTCAAAGGCCCCCGACTTCCTGAG tAACTTCCACATACGAATATGA
- the LOC125900136 gene encoding isocitrate dehydrogenase [NAD] subunit alpha, mitochondrial-like isoform X2 produces MTVSRMAGSAWRSLLTQVVAGSARRPALSSASASFSRGMQTVTLIPGDGIGPEISTAVMKIFEAAKAPIRWEERNVTAIKGPGGRWMIPPDAKESMDRSKIGLKGPLKTPIAAGHPSMNLLLRKTFDLYANVRPCVSIEGYKTPYTDVDLVTIRENTEGEYSGIEHVIVDGVVQSIKLITENASRRIAEYAFEYARNNQRNSVVAVHKANIMRMSDGLFLRKCREVAENYKDIKFTEMYLDTVCLNMVQDPTQFDVLVMPNLYGDILSDLCAGLIGGLGVTPSGNIGANGVAIFESVHGTAPDIAGMDMANPTALLLSAVMMLRHMGLHDYGNKIQTACFDTIRDKKVLTKDLGGNSKCSEFTAEICRRVQDL; encoded by the exons atGACAGTGAGCAGGATGGCAGGCAGCGCGTGGAGGTCACTG CTGACACAGGTGGTGGCGGGGTCCGCCAGGAGACCCGCCCTCTCCTCAGCTTCAGCTTCCTTCTCCAGAGGG ATGCAGACAGTCACTCTGATTCCTGGTGACGGGATTGGACCAGAGATCTCCACTGCGGTCATGAAGATCTTTGAGGCTGCGAAG GCTCCCATCAGGTGGGAGGAGAGGAACGTGACGGCCATTAAGGGTCCTGGCGGCAGGTGGATGATCCCTCCTGACGCTAAAGAGTCGATGGACCGCAGTAAGATCGGACTCAAAG GACCTCTGAAGACGCCCATCGCTGCGGGTCACCCCTCCATGAACCTGCTGCTCAGGAAGACCTTTGACCTTTACGCCAATGTGCGACCCTGCGTCTCCATCGAGGGCTACAAGACTCCGTACACCGATGTCGATCTGGTCACCATCCGAGAGAACACGGAGGGCGAGTACAGCGGCATCGAACAtgtg ATCGTTGATGGCGTCGTTCAGAGCATCAAACTGATCACAGAGAACGCCAGCAGACGCATCGCTGAGTACGCCTTTGAATACGCCAGAAACAACCAAAGAAACAGCGTGGTGGCCGTCCACAAAGCCAACATCAT gCGGATGTCAGACGGTCTGTTCCTGAGAAAATGTCGTGAGGTGGCTGAAAACTACAAAGACATCAAGTTCACTGAGATGTACCTCGACACCGTGTGCCTCAAT ATGGTTCAGGATCCCACCCAGTTCGACGTTCTGGTGATGCCCAACCTGTACGGAGACATCCTCAG tgaTCTGTGTGCTGGTCTGATCGGAGGACTCGGGGTCACTCCCAGCGGGAACATCGGAGCGAACGGAGTCGCCATCTTTGAATCg GTCCATGGCACCGCCCCTGACATCGCCGGTATGGACATGGCGAACCccacagctctgctgctcagtgCTGTTATGATGCTGCGTCACATGGGTCTCCATGACTACGGAAACAAGATCCAGACGGCGTGTTTCGACACCATCAGAGACAAGAAG GTGCTGACGAAGGACCTGGGAGGAAACTCCAAGTGTTCAGAGTTTACAGCTGAAATCTGCCGTCGTGTCCAGGACCTGTAG